TAAAAAGCAGTTATCTTTTTGTTCCGAAACTTGTGGTGGATGTTAATTGTTCCATCTATTTGCAGCTGTTGAAGGATGGATAATTTTGGTGAGTGGAGTTCACGAGGAAGCACAAGATGATCATTTGCAAGAAGCTTTTGGTGAGTTTGGAGAAATAAAGAATTTGCATTTGAATCTTGATCGCCGCACCGGTTTTGTTAAGGTAAGCaaaacctttccttttttttaatcttttttgtaGTTGGTTGGTTCTTTTGTTAAGTTGGGAGGCCATATCAGTGAAAACCATTGTTAGATTGGAATTCAAAACACAGAGATCAATCTTATTACAAGTCCCTGTGCTTCACTGATTTTTGGTTTGGAGCATTTGTTCCAAAAATTTTCACATTTCAATTGGAACTCAAATCTAGTGATTCAAAATAGCACACAGCAATCTCACTTTTCTTAAAGTATAAACTGTGGGTTGAATCTTTAATTGTTATGATTATAGgcatcttctaaaaaaaatcatctctatTCAATTTGCAAGTTAATGGATGCTGAGATGTTAGCTGTGGCAACTCAgatttatttagttttcattCTGAAATGGTGTTACATGCTGCATGACTGTATCATTGATCCTTGATTGTCGAAAATGATCTACCCTTGACTCCACTTAAATTGtgtactatttttatatttccacCTGCTTTATTTGCAACTTGCTCGAAAGGTTGTGTATAGTGCtgggcttctttttttttttgtgaggaaCTGAAACCGTAGTGGTTTTGATAATGCTTGACTGTCTTTAACTGTTTTCAGTCATGTTAACTCATGTGTGTGGATGGTATTACAGATATGTGCTCACCCAGGAGAGAGAGTATTGATATATAGGATTTTTGTTGGTACTGGTTGCTCTGGTGGTTATGCATATGTACACAAAGCATGATTGCATAACCTTTGTTGTGAAGGAAATTTGGCAACTTTTCAGTTCCAAAATTTTGAAAGCAGCTAATGTTTATTTACTCATTCCACACAAAACAAGAAATCATAACATTTGACATCTATGGAGCCACATGTAATTCTGTTAATTGTATAGCATGGTATTGATTCAATTGGGTTTTGAGGTGGCCAAATTCAGCACTAATGTACAATATCATTTTGCAGTCCTTGGCCCTCGCAAAGCTTTATTTCTTGATCATGAATGTGATTTCATGCCCTTTATTGTGGTCATGACAATTAACAATAACATTGGcctgttgtttttgttgaaaattatgAAGCAAGTATTCTTTCATTAAGTTAATGCATAATACCTTTTGTTTTGCAAGGGCTATGCGCTGATAGAATATGAGAATTTTGAGCAAGCAGAGAATGCAATAGCTTCAATGAACGGGGGAACATTGCTTGAACAGGTTATCAATGTTGATTGGGCCTTCAGCAATGGTCCCAGCAATTGGGCCTTAAAGAGAAAGAATATGAGGTTTGTCTCTATGCATTACTTTCATAAggtgaaaaattatttgatgtcATATATTATTACATAGAGAGGATGTCAGTGTAATTACATAGAAGTCTCCTCCGTAATGATCAAAGTTACTATAGaagtttgaaaaacattttaataactTGGGTCTTCTAACTCTGTAAATTTCTTCAGTGGGAGTTTTAAATTGTCTCAACCTGCCTGTCGTCTGTCAAGGAAAAACTCTGGCTATTAATGACATATTTCTAGGAATTGTTGTATGACCAGACTACCCTCAATCCTAGTCAAATTCAAGGTGCTGTTTATATTTGGTGAAAGAATATGTAGTGCTCTTCAGCTGGATAAAACTTTTATAGAGTGGTTTTAGATAATACAGTGAAATTCACACTGCTTCTAACTACATGGCATTAAGCTCAGACTTGGGTGAATTGAAAAGGGAAGTGTTGGTTTTGACGtggattttcttataaaatagtCCAGGTGTTTTTAAGGGGCTTATAAGCTTCACCTTGCTTCTTCATGCTCTTTACTCGTTTTACTTTTTGAACAGTTTAATTGAGATAGTACATGCCTGTGTGCGATGTTGTTTCATCTCCTTGGGGAGATGTGCTGTCCATTACTATTATATGACTCCCAATCAAATTCTAGATAAGTGATAGTATCTTCCTGATGCATGACGCTGTCCTCTTTGACCATGTATGAGTTGCTTCAAATCTGAGTTAGATCTTTCTTTAGTTGTGTTAGCTGGGAGTATAACttgttatctttcaaatttttgcAGACCTGGACGAACACATCGCTCAAGGAGTCCTAGGAGGAGATACTAATGGGTTGAGATTTCTGTTATGAAGGTGTATGATTTTGCTTTGAGGCATTTTCTACCTAGTTATCATGGAAGATCGTGGTTGATTCTTGTCTTCATTGGGTTTATGAATTGATCATCTGTTTGTTGGGAATCCCTCCAGTTTCTCCCCTTTTGTTGAATGGATTTACACTAATTTCTAAGTTTAGTAATCACTGTGTATTTGACTCTGATTTTGTACTAACCTTTAAGTTTAGTAATCTGGTTTATTTGGGTGCTTAAGATATATTCAGTTCTGAGATTTTTGCGAGGCTTTTAAGTTCCATTAAGAACGTTGCTCAAGCGAGGCCTTTTCAGTTAGTTTATTTGGCTTTGGAGTCCAAAGGTTTTTCCAGTGCTACATGGCCGAATTTGGTTACTGATTTGGGTTCCAGAGCAAGTGGTGCTTACCTGGCAAGGAATTCCAATATTCTTGTATGCTCAAACATTAGCATTCTGCAATTCTGTACACAGTGATACTCGGAAGCCATCCTTGCTGTAACTTCTCCAACAAAATTATGGTAAACAGCTGTATTGCTTGATGGCTATTACGGTGTGGTGTGGTTGTGTGTTTTTGTATGGGAtctataaaaaagcaaaaaaacaaaacatagcatttttagtttttaggaaGATGGCTATCCCTATCGTTTTTCTCCAACAAAATTATGGTATACAGTTGATGGCTCGAGGGgtggttgagtttttttttatgggatctataaaaaaaaaagcaaaaaaataaaatatatttttagtttttagtaaGATGAGATTTACAACACGCTCGTGTATGCTTTGATAAATCCCCTTGTTCACGCAACGAATGGACTGGAGCTTCTATGAAGGTATTGACGATGGTGTCATCATAAGCTCAACCAAACAAATATTTCCCCGAGCAGAAATGAACTACTTCGTTGtgatatcattattattaatctcCACTTTATGATGAATTTTAGTGGAGGTACGTGTACCAAGAGGAAGAAAGCCCCCAACGTACCTTGCTTGCTTGTTTGCCTGTCAGTCAAGAGTAAAATTATCAGCAAATTACCACATCTATAGGATACCATGTCATTTCAATGATATTATAATTAGGGGTTGATGAGCATGTTCTCAGCTTTCCTCTGAATTCCTCCACTGTACAAACAGTCATATTAGAAATTCTGCTCCTGATGATTCTCTACTCTAATTCCAGCTTCCTGCTCTCCCACAGCAAGCGAAAAGAAGGTCCGATATTTCCTACTTTCTCTTCTTTGTTAAATGTACAAAATTCGTGTACTTGTAGTAGCTGATCTATACATGTATGTTTCTGACATGTTCTTCTGTATGTTGTATGTTTTCCTCAAGAAGCCACAGCCGTCCAATAATTGGCCATGCATAAGGTTGTTGGAGTGCCAATAGTGCGTGACCATACCCAATGTGTGCCCTCCACTCTTCGCATCTCTGCCAACTGCCACAAGTATTAACGTGAGCACCATTCTCATTTTTATATCCCTTTTAAGTTTATGTTAGCTTGGAAAAATGTTTCAGATTTTAGAAAAGGAATGAAAGAACAATCCTTTCCTTTTTGAGATTATAGTTAAAGAAATCCGAGGCCGATTCggttcttaattgaaaaattatgcaTAAATTGCACATAGAAAGTAATCAATAGCTCAACTTTTAACTTCCTGAATAAAATTTCTAATAAGTTTGTTGTCAAGAGTGTTAGACTGTTTCCTAGAAAACATTTGCTGACATGTATAATGTGTTTAGCTTCTATGAAAATGTTCATGTAGTTTTCAAGTTTTAGTCCAACTCCATTTTCTTGGTCTGTTTACGTGAAACTTGCAGCTC
This region of Populus trichocarpa isolate Nisqually-1 chromosome 9, P.trichocarpa_v4.1, whole genome shotgun sequence genomic DNA includes:
- the LOC7467378 gene encoding RNA-binding protein Y14, translating into MANTEAEAVDFEPEEDDLMDEDGAVDVDASSSPRAPLPKLKSAITGGSASPSLSAPKKTKGRGFREEVDTERQSRFSGRGFDSLGSDGGPGPQRSVEGWIILVSGVHEEAQDDHLQEAFGEFGEIKNLHLNLDRRTGFVKGYALIEYENFEQAENAIASMNGGTLLEQVINVDWAFSNGPSNWALKRKNMRPGRTHRSRSPRRRY